In Plasmodium chabaudi chabaudi strain AS genome assembly, chromosome: 9, the sequence AcctatatcattttcatttcccATTCCCATTcccattaaatttttttgtcgattttttttttctttaattaatatttccatttgtTTCTCATGTATAATTATTGCactctttatttttacaacaatgttataaatcaattttatttttttattcatcaAGCTTGCACCATCACATTTAAAAGAACATAGAAAAGCATTTGATAAGCTATTCTCAGACACATCACCATACTTATTTAAAGATGTGTTACTTCCCTTTTTATCTACACTCGTGTTATTACCAATTGCCGATTTTATGTCTTGGCTATTTGACAAAGCAGTATTACTAACATCGCCTGCTTCCGATTCaccaaaattatttaaaattttttcaaatatatttatatgttcatctatattatgattatcaatattctttatttcaTTCGTATAATCATTGTAGtaattattcataattCCAATTGTTCTTCTACTTTTCCTATCATAAGTAAATTGGGATGTACATCtagttttttttccatgTATAgctgtttttatttttacaatttcaGATGTTCTTATTACTATCTCATTTtgtatttcatataattttatattttctaattttttaaatgaaaattttaatacatcgtcattattattatatggtTCAAAAATCAACGACCTCGAACATAATCTTAATCTACCTCTACTTTCAATCGTACTATTATTCCCTTCCacctttttcattattactaGCATATCATCAATGTATTCTTCATCTTCCtctaaaaaaagtaaattaaAACACCTACTCTTTCCTTTATCCATTTTTCCATGTATCACTCTTATTCAGCTTTTCCTacttgtttatttttttatctctattttataaaatcaaatatctaattatattattatatttgatttttatttttgtaggGATGTTCTGTAATTCACTTACATTTCCCTTcatgcaaaaaatataccaacaaaaaaaaaaaatttaattaaaaaaataaacaaacaaatattattttccccCTATCCATACGCATGAATTTTGTTATAACCTCATATAGGGAGCGTAAACATATAActtgaaaataatcaagcgtttttttttttttttttttttttttttatttcaaataatattaatatttatcaataaaagttttaaaaaaatccaaAAACAAAGatttttccttttaatGGATAAACCTTTATTCAAATGTACATGCATATACCTTTGTggtgaaaatattaattcgagtaaaaaaaaaatatgacacaaaaaaatatgtatatatgtatagcATATGTAATGTACCATATGGATATACAATAATTTGCAGCCGAAAATGGGGtgactattttttttgagttCGCTGCATCCTAATTTTATGCAATTCTAATagttcattatttattgtactatattcttttaattgatcagtcatatttattttattagaaATGTCTGTATTGTTTTGAGAATAACCCACACAATTAGTAATatccttttcatttttataagttatatttacattatttgaAAGAGAATTATCAACTTTTTCACAATCGGTTTTAACCaccttattttttaattctacACCTTTATTGTTACTATTTACATtactataattattatttggcTTTGTTTCAACATTTTCAATCAGTTCATATAATTGGGATTGTGCACATATAGGATCATCAAACGTTTTAGTGCTCCACACTTTTAACTTTCTTCCCGTCCTTTTGCATAAAACACATATACATGGGAGGTTCGTTATCTACattaggaaaaaaaaaaaaagtgacACCACAAATGAGTATGTAGTCATATAGCCATGCATACCACTACCTACACATGCAATgctaaaattaaaaatgtttcgtataatttttttttttttttttttgtttcttatttaccttatacgtgttcataaatattattgcaTCTTGGTCATGCTCATCTCTTTGccaaaaaatgaatgagtcttttattatttcttgaATCGTTTCATTATTCCATATATCtctatttaattttaaagatTCAAACTCCGAATTTTGGATATTtactataatatatttattttcgatttttgatttttttctaacTTCTTCTAATGATAAAggacaaattaaaaactcAGGAGGAGAAAAAAGTTTCCCAATTGTATCTCCTAAttctatttttgttttttttatatttttatttttatcattaaaatGTATGAAGTTTATATTATCCATATCATTAATTAAAGCTTGACTAAAATGTTTATCTGGTTCTCTAACATATTCTTCATATTCTGTATTATTACCATTATTCggttcttttattttttctctctCTCTACTTTCATCCCCTATTGCATCGTCTACTGTTCCTTCGATACTTGTTTGTCCTCCACAATTTGTTTCGCTAGCTACTTGGCTACTTTCATTCTGTAAAGCCACATCAccatttatttcataatacAATTTGATTGCACTATCGCTATCCCCATTGCACATCTGAAAAGAAAACCCAAAGGTAGCAGAATAAAATTGAGCATATGAAATGacaaaaattgaaaaatagctaaatagacataaaacataaatgcCTCCTATTTAACTATCTATtcactatatttttttttcttttttaataaatgtgtACCTCTAAATAGTACAAAGCTGTTTCTTCCGTTGCACCTACTGTTCTGATcgtaaaaatgaaaaggatTTAAAAGCATGTTCGTTTTGTGTACGCTCATTTAAGTATACAACACGTATGTACATAAaagtatatgcatatatgctTTACCAATAGCTAACAAGAATTTATCAATTTCACTTTTAGAAATCATTTTTGTGTTCGTGtcaaaaaaagttaatcCTATGAGGTGCCTCTTAAGGTTAATATAAGCTAAGtagcatataataattgtgCTTCCTTTGTTTacttatttgtttttcttccttattaataaatattgtaaatGCTGCTATCCCATGTATGTGATAAAGCACATATTGGcgatttgattttttttaagtataaaatatttgattaACACAAATTAGacacaaataatatgacAATATAGTTACggttaaaatataattcttataaataaacacaCTATTCACATTTTTTCTTCGAATTCACTTTGaagtatttattatatacatatatatatgcatacataggCAAATGCTTTTAtggaatatatatgtatggaTACTGTGTTATAATTACACAAGTAAAAATGtactacaaaaaaaataaaattaaaataataatcgtcatatttttaaaaagaaaacataaataattgaaaaaatttttaaaaattaattaaagcgatttatttttgttttttttagtaatgTAAAAGTAtcatatcttttttattttcccttCACACACTtagtatttaaaattttatttgcacactaaaaaataagggaaaaaaaatatactgtTTCATggtttaaaatataaagtagTTATTTTAGAAAACGAAATATTatcttattatatatggcatatttatattcattgaattttctatatttctaaatatatttgttttctttttctcatttttattattttatttatttatatattttttttttttttttttttcactatTTAAAAGTTCGCTAGTTGTGTAACGTAGGACTTATGACAGCCAATACCTTAACAAagttttacaaaattaaagaattgtattttaagtatgttaaaaaaaatggaaaatatttaaacatttacatgtttattaattataagcatatttaatgtatgtatatattcatttgcCATGTAACTTTATAACCAcgctttatatattttaaccAATACAAACTTATTGCTATAAAAAGGGACATGGATATATCAATTTTGTTGCATTTTTGATATACAAtattgaataaatataaagagaAAATGACATTTTTTAAGGAAACATagtatacaaaatatatgtaacaACCACATGCCCTATGTtatgcatgtatatatgcataaatatgtattaaataTGGCTGTTCCGCaataaaattcataaaaaaattatttatttatcaaaaatatgaataacaaatggaaaaattataacgTTGTATGGCATTATAGACCATGTCCTTTTCTTTACGCTATTTTTCGCttattataatgaaatttttattttcatatatattaaatagcttgaaatttttcaaaaatttatCACCGAACAAAGCAAAACATTTATAACATATACCTAACCATCAACATTTCCATAAGCCCATAAGTTgaaatattcttttatttgtatatagtTACCATTTTAGTCTACTCTACCAAAgtattgtaaaataaataaatactgTTTTATACTTTGatgttatttaaaaaaaattatttcttaccaacgaaaattattacattaacaataaataaaataatgattctaaaattttaattatataaaaatttgtatacaacccataaatatttttataatattgtaaaggtacataaaaatatagtaacCATAATTAATgctatattataatatatgcctatgaattaatttaaaaattaattaagcgtatatataatattttttttttgataagttataattttatttactaaaaattaataaataatatttatttgtattccccatcaatttttaacatatatttaaaaatataaaattatgtaattaataattttttttaataatcgctttttcatattggctttctcttttttaaCAGTTGAttctaaaattaataacattttttgttttaccAATTAACGATAAAACAATATGTCATctttatatgtatgcaatattttataaattaaaaattattttgtttctCTACATTTTTCAGTATAATGAAAACATGTAgaagaatattattttttttattcaccaattaaaaaatttatatatatcccataaatataattcatacAGAACAATAAaagtgaaaatatttttgaataattatagaatatatattacatatttatttttatttttttattgagaatatatatcaataaaattaaaataaaaagggaAACACCGTTTTTTATGAAACCCAAGCCATCAAAAtagtaacaaaaaatacagaaaaagatatttataacacattataagaaaataattaaccCAAATTTGGGCAACCCTTCatcaatataaattttataaaaactaATATATAGAGAATACATTATTGACATGAATTTTTACGGCAAATTTCATGTAATAGACACATACGAACTAAGAAATAGTAATGTtactttaaaataataaataaaatgcgTCTTATAGATATGATATATgtacaaatattatataaaaaatacattgtgtaaatatattattcaaaatcaacaattttttttatttcattgttaatatgaaagatatatttttataataatattgtgGTTATGGGCAATGacagtaaaaaaaaatgtaacgAGTGGGAATACaagcaaaataaaaaaaaataaaaataaacatgttatcaaaaaataaacaaacaAATGAAGAATCAAGTTTGTAATTTCAAATTCagtattattgtttttgttCTATCTTATCTATACCtttattgatttttttttttatccatattgtataaattgttaatgtttattttgaaattattttatttttaaataacatgaattgttttttttataaatatttttcatatttagaAAGAGAAAGAACGGGTAAAAGttgaagaatatatatatttttttataatacataaaatattgattATACAGTAAGGTGGCTTAAATACATGTATACACAATTATGCATGtacaattatttatgaaCAGTGCaggtaaaataaaaagtgtaCACACAAAAGTGTATGTACATATAGAATAATAACCTCagcataataatagtaaataGTAAccaaattatacaaaaaaagggaaaaaaaatataacaactgcgaataattttatgtCGAAATTAGTAggagataaatatatatttataaacataattaaaagaatgaaaaaatgaataataaaaatcataATGAATTAGAAACGAATAGTAATGATAATGAGACAAAGGAAAGAGAAATAGattttgatgaaaataaaaataatatagaagaaaaaaatgtcgAAGAAAAGAAGGAAAGTTCAGGGTTTTtctcaaaatattataataaatttgtaaGTACAAATAAGAATGAACAGAATACAAATGATAACACAAAAGATAATGATACAACGTCTAATCATGAAAACAAAGAGAATACTGATCATACTtttaataaagataattccgttaataatgaaaataatgaaaatgaatatattggtaaagatataaaccttgatgaaaaaaatatttcgaAAGATAAGTTCAATGAGAGCTTACAaagtattattaattttaataaacaaaatgtaAATTTGAATTTGTGTAGAGGTGAAATATACTTAACAAGTAATGAactattttgtatatccTACCTTCTTATGAATAATCATTTTCGATTTTCCCTTATTGAagatcaaaaaaaaaaaaaaaaaagggatGTGATTAATCCTGAAGAATTAATAATTGAttcaaaaagaaaaaaaaatgataatataattgactattataaaatagatGATAAAAGTGAAAtcgatttattaaaatcatcacaagaaaataatagtatgCATGAAAAGGAAGACGATATAACAGGAAGCGGAGGAATACATGATAATGATAGTACATCATGGAGTAATAAATACTCTGAACATGAACTTAgcttaaaaagaaaacaacaaattgatatatgtaatgaaatattaggTCATTTACAaagtaaatattatgaacaaattttaaatattgaaaataattttaaaaatttagaaa encodes:
- a CDS encoding thioredoxin-like protein, putative; the encoded protein is MISKSEIDKFLLAIVGATEETALYYLEMCNGDSDSAIKLYYEINGDVALQNESSQVASETNCGGQTSIEGTVDDAIGDESREREKIKEPNNGNNTEYEEYVREPDKHFSQALINDMDNINFIHFNDKNKNIKKTKIELGDTIGKLFSPPEFLICPLSLEEVRKKSKIENKYIIVNIQNSEFESLKLNRDIWNNETIQEIIKDSFIFWQRDEHDQDAIIFMNTYKITNLPCICVLCKRTGRKLKVWSTKTFDDPICAQSQLYELIENVETKPNNNYSNVNSNNKGVELKNKVVKTDCEKVDNSLSNNVNITYKNEKDITNCVGYSQNNTDISNKINMTDQLKEYSTINNELLELHKIRMQRTQKK